The following proteins are encoded in a genomic region of Streptococcus cristatus AS 1.3089:
- a CDS encoding TerD family protein, giving the protein MGLFGKLFGGDEQQTQAPAANTPIQTASTEGREVTLDLNKGGMLNLAKNDFLNLSKTDFSLENIRVSAGWDVKTSFFGSDFDLDLCAFLLDASGHLTRSVNGLVYFGKKKSQGIQLDHDNLTGAGDGDDENMFVNFNNIHPDVAQIVVAVVIYSGKNRKQYFGQVKNAYVRLVDQAQRPEKEIARFNLSEDGGKATAVKFAELTRTVNGWTFKAVGEYLNASIQDIEKSYR; this is encoded by the coding sequence ATGGGACTTTTTGGTAAATTATTCGGTGGAGATGAGCAACAAACTCAAGCTCCTGCTGCTAACACACCTATTCAAACTGCCAGTACGGAAGGGCGCGAAGTTACACTTGATTTAAATAAAGGAGGCATGCTTAACCTTGCAAAAAATGACTTCCTTAATCTTTCTAAAACGGATTTCTCTTTAGAAAATATCCGAGTATCAGCAGGATGGGATGTTAAGACAAGTTTCTTTGGCTCCGACTTCGACCTTGATCTTTGCGCCTTCCTTCTTGATGCTTCTGGTCATTTGACCCGTTCAGTTAATGGTCTTGTCTATTTCGGTAAAAAGAAATCTCAAGGTATTCAGTTAGATCATGATAACCTTACTGGTGCTGGTGACGGTGATGATGAAAACATGTTTGTGAATTTCAATAATATTCATCCAGATGTGGCTCAAATCGTTGTAGCAGTTGTTATCTATTCCGGTAAAAATCGCAAACAATATTTTGGCCAAGTAAAGAATGCCTACGTTCGTTTAGTTGATCAGGCACAACGTCCTGAAAAAGAAATCGCTCGCTTCAATTTATCAGAAGATGGTGGTAAAGCGACGGCCGTTAAATTTGCTGAACTTACACGCACTGTCAATGGTTGGACTTTCAAAGCAGTTGGAGAATACCTAAACGCTTCAATCCAAGACATTGAAAAATCTTACCGTTAA
- a CDS encoding calcium-translocating P-type ATPase, PMCA-type, protein MNNFKGLSSAEVAASKSAHGDNKLSSKEANSLLSIFIESFKDQWILILLAALGLKIIFNFIGMIFPGIGEANWYEAISLIFAILLSTGFSAISQYQNEQKFNTLQEEASKTNAKVYRDGKLKEILVDDIVKGDQILLQTGDKIPVDGIILSGELKVNQAVLNGESEDATKIALGDHVEPDSQDLFTELKIFRGTVVTSGEAVMEATDIGDHTVLGSINTSLQEDGKDSPSKEKLNKLAENIGVLGYSAGAAYSVINLILGLLALNTANNLNLSSIFLLVIETILFAVTIIIMAVPEGLPMMLALVSSMNSGRLLAQNILVRHPDTIETAGYMNILFSDKTGTITEGKLSVVDFFLGDGTLYETTDESSAADFSSMSEKLLKQVIHGIGLNNDANVADGIAVGSNATDRALLDFLINRNLLDFDTNTIAEKEQFNSAKKYASVTTKSGEIYIKGAPEFILDDCHFYLDKDGNKTAFTAADKDKFSALSLEQANRSMRLLAILKKEGSDKILIAIVCIRDNVRDSIKQTVETMNKAGVQVVMVTGDRKETAIAIAKEAGIVTSDTDLILTHDELENLSDEELKAQLPNMKVVSRALPMDKKRLIEAAQDLDMVCGMTGDGVNDSPALKAADVGFSMGDGTEVAREASDIVILNNSLTSIEKAVLYGRTMSKSVSKFIIFQLTVNVTTIAMSLLSPLFGLKEPFTIIQILWINLIMDTLAALAFGEEPTLDRYMNEKPVAKKANILTKYMKSAIGVASIFITIVCLAILKNVAGIQDFITNGSGNFEMVTTFTFTVFIYAIIFNSLNTRSTGLNVFEHISENKKFSIVMISIAIAQSLIIQFGGQVFNTVPMDIEHYIVALAIAVLIIPIDFIRKALTKNKC, encoded by the coding sequence ATGAATAACTTTAAAGGGCTAAGCTCAGCTGAGGTTGCAGCAAGTAAATCAGCTCATGGTGACAATAAACTTTCCAGTAAAGAAGCCAATTCACTTCTCTCCATTTTTATTGAATCATTTAAAGACCAGTGGATTTTGATTCTACTTGCAGCCTTAGGTCTCAAAATTATTTTCAATTTTATCGGTATGATTTTTCCAGGTATTGGCGAGGCAAATTGGTACGAAGCAATTTCCTTAATTTTCGCCATTCTCCTGTCAACAGGATTTTCTGCCATCTCACAATATCAAAATGAGCAAAAGTTCAATACATTACAAGAAGAAGCTAGCAAAACTAATGCTAAAGTCTATCGTGATGGTAAACTTAAAGAAATTTTAGTAGATGATATTGTCAAAGGGGACCAAATTCTACTTCAAACTGGTGATAAAATTCCTGTTGATGGTATTATTCTTTCTGGGGAATTAAAGGTAAATCAAGCTGTCTTGAATGGAGAAAGTGAAGATGCTACAAAAATCGCTTTAGGTGATCATGTAGAACCAGATAGTCAGGACCTCTTTACAGAATTAAAAATTTTCCGTGGAACTGTCGTAACATCTGGTGAAGCTGTTATGGAAGCAACTGATATTGGTGACCATACTGTTCTTGGAAGCATCAATACCTCTCTCCAAGAGGATGGAAAAGATTCTCCATCAAAAGAGAAATTGAATAAACTAGCAGAAAATATTGGTGTTCTTGGATACAGTGCTGGTGCTGCTTACTCTGTCATCAATCTTATTCTTGGTTTACTCGCTTTAAATACCGCAAATAATTTGAACCTTTCATCTATTTTCTTATTAGTCATTGAAACAATCCTCTTTGCAGTGACTATCATTATCATGGCTGTTCCAGAAGGGTTGCCAATGATGCTGGCTCTTGTATCTTCTATGAATTCAGGCCGCTTGTTAGCTCAGAATATTCTAGTTCGTCATCCTGATACTATTGAAACAGCTGGTTATATGAATATCCTTTTTAGCGATAAAACTGGAACAATTACAGAAGGGAAACTATCTGTTGTTGATTTCTTCCTTGGCGATGGAACTCTTTATGAGACAACTGATGAGAGTTCTGCTGCTGATTTCTCTAGTATGTCTGAAAAGTTACTCAAGCAAGTTATTCATGGTATTGGTTTGAATAATGACGCTAATGTTGCAGACGGTATAGCTGTCGGAAGTAACGCAACTGACCGTGCTCTTTTAGATTTTCTAATCAACCGTAATCTCTTAGATTTCGATACAAACACTATTGCTGAAAAAGAACAGTTTAATTCTGCTAAAAAATATGCTAGTGTTACAACTAAGTCAGGCGAAATTTACATCAAAGGAGCACCAGAATTTATTTTAGACGATTGTCATTTCTATCTTGATAAAGACGGAAATAAGACTGCTTTTACTGCAGCTGATAAAGATAAATTCTCTGCACTCTCTTTGGAACAGGCTAATCGTTCTATGCGTCTTCTTGCTATTCTTAAAAAAGAAGGCTCAGATAAAATCTTGATTGCTATTGTATGTATTCGAGACAATGTAAGAGATTCTATTAAACAAACTGTTGAAACAATGAACAAAGCTGGAGTTCAAGTAGTTATGGTTACAGGAGACCGTAAAGAAACAGCTATTGCCATTGCTAAAGAAGCTGGAATTGTTACCAGTGATACAGATTTAATCCTAACTCATGATGAGCTAGAAAACCTCTCTGACGAAGAATTAAAAGCGCAACTCCCTAATATGAAAGTAGTAAGCCGCGCCTTACCTATGGATAAGAAGCGCTTAATTGAAGCAGCACAAGACCTTGATATGGTTTGTGGTATGACTGGTGATGGAGTAAACGACTCACCTGCTCTTAAAGCTGCTGATGTTGGTTTCTCTATGGGAGACGGAACTGAGGTTGCCCGTGAAGCCTCTGATATTGTTATTTTAAACAATAGTTTGACGTCTATCGAAAAAGCTGTGCTTTACGGCCGGACAATGAGCAAATCAGTTAGCAAATTCATTATTTTCCAGCTGACAGTTAATGTAACTACTATTGCTATGTCTCTTCTCTCTCCTCTTTTTGGTCTGAAAGAGCCATTTACAATCATTCAAATCCTTTGGATTAACCTTATCATGGATACACTAGCTGCTTTAGCATTTGGTGAAGAACCTACCCTAGATCGTTATATGAATGAAAAACCAGTGGCTAAAAAAGCTAATATCCTAACAAAGTATATGAAGTCTGCTATTGGAGTTGCTAGCATTTTCATTACTATTGTTTGTCTTGCTATTCTTAAAAATGTAGCTGGTATTCAAGATTTTATTACTAATGGAAGCGGAAACTTTGAAATGGTAACTACCTTCACTTTTACTGTATTTATCTATGCGATTATCTTCAATTCCCTCAATACTCGCAGTACCGGACTTAATGTTTTTGAACATATTTCGGAAAACAAAAAGTTCTCTATTGTTATGATTTCTATTGCTATCGCCCAATCTTTAATCATTCAGTTTGGTGGGCAGGTCTTCAACACAGTTCCTATGGATATTGAACACTATATTGTAGCTCTTGCTATTGCTGTTCTGATTATTCCTATAGACTTTATTCGAAAAGCTCTTACAAAAAATAAATGTTAG
- a CDS encoding TerD family protein, translated as MDFTHLNSGSSAAPLNLSKGSVLDLTKQAPALKNCILGGGWDMAVAGPTADLDLAAFLVEENGRVAQVPNDVIFFNNMSAAGIRLEGDNRTGEGEGDDERIQINLDAIEPRIKKIVFFITIFDAVTKRQTFGMIKNAFVRLLDADNNEQEICRYELSDSYSADTSVTACSLSRTANGWAFEAIGEGAIADLNQLLSRYM; from the coding sequence ATGGATTTCACTCATTTAAACTCTGGCAGCTCTGCTGCTCCTCTTAACCTCTCTAAAGGGAGCGTTTTAGATTTAACAAAGCAGGCTCCTGCATTAAAAAATTGTATTCTAGGTGGCGGATGGGATATGGCTGTTGCTGGACCCACTGCTGACCTTGACTTAGCTGCCTTCTTAGTTGAAGAAAACGGCCGCGTTGCACAAGTACCAAATGATGTTATTTTCTTCAATAATATGTCTGCAGCTGGAATTCGTCTTGAAGGTGATAACCGTACTGGAGAAGGCGAAGGCGACGATGAACGAATCCAAATTAATCTTGATGCAATTGAACCTCGAATTAAGAAAATTGTCTTCTTCATTACTATTTTTGATGCAGTCACTAAACGTCAGACTTTTGGCATGATTAAAAATGCTTTCGTCCGCCTCCTAGATGCCGATAATAACGAACAGGAAATCTGCCGCTATGAATTGAGTGACAGTTATTCTGCTGATACTTCTGTAACAGCTTGTTCCCTTAGTCGGACAGCTAATGGCTGGGCCTTTGAAGCAATCGGTGAGGGAGCTATCGCTGACCTCAACCAACTCTTGTCTCGCTATATGTAA
- a CDS encoding TerD family protein — protein MAINFTSLGGPANPTPTPTEVAPTTGGVSLDLEKNTILDLAKAAPGLTKVDLCAGWDISAGGADFDLDISAFLLNEAGKITSASDVIFYNNKTAPGIYLNGDNRTGAGDGDDEVISLDLATLSPSIHKIICAITIDQAIARRQTFGMVNNSYVRLVNVENNSELCKFQLKDDYSTDTAVVFAELVRDGSTWAFHTIGEGKQADLNGIAALFS, from the coding sequence ATGGCTATTAATTTCACCTCACTTGGCGGACCTGCCAACCCTACTCCAACACCCACTGAAGTTGCTCCTACAACGGGAGGTGTATCTCTTGATTTAGAAAAAAATACTATCCTGGACTTAGCTAAAGCTGCTCCAGGCCTTACAAAAGTTGACTTATGCGCTGGTTGGGATATCTCTGCCGGCGGTGCCGATTTTGACCTTGATATTTCTGCTTTCCTATTAAATGAAGCAGGTAAAATTACTTCTGCTAGTGATGTCATTTTTTATAATAACAAAACTGCTCCTGGGATTTACTTAAATGGTGATAACCGTACGGGTGCAGGAGATGGTGATGATGAAGTTATCAGTTTGGATTTAGCTACTCTCTCACCAAGTATCCATAAAATCATTTGTGCTATTACCATCGATCAGGCTATCGCCCGCCGCCAAACTTTCGGCATGGTTAATAATTCCTATGTTCGCTTAGTTAATGTCGAGAACAATTCTGAACTTTGTAAATTCCAGCTGAAAGATGATTATTCGACCGATACAGCTGTTGTCTTTGCAGAACTCGTAAGAGATGGTTCAACTTGGGCTTTCCACACCATCGGTGAAGGAAAACAGGCTGATTTAAATGGTATAGCTGCACTCTTTAGCTAA